DNA from Platichthys flesus chromosome 20, fPlaFle2.1, whole genome shotgun sequence:
AGACGCTTCTGTTGACGAGCTTTTTAGGTTCAGTTTGTGCAGGAGgaataaaagagaggaggaataaaagagaggagaggaagagaggagaggacaggagcaGTGGAAGAGACGACTGATGCAGCAAGAGcaaaggaaatataaaatgtacacGGAAACTAGAAGAGCTGagctgaaaccacatttaaatgacttcaccaaattacaaacactcataaatatcaatcCCCTAATCCTTTGAAACTaaagattcatgaattaatttgaaaataaaggaaaatgttgGAAAATGCTTCGTTTAGGACGGTGAACAGAACTTCAACACAATCTGTGTTTGGTGGAAATCTGTTGTGTAGCGTTTTTGTGTAATTggctaaacaaacaaacgtcCTGACCGTGGTGACAAAGAATATGAGCGTTTATCAAACTGTGATAATTTAGCAGCTCAATGTTTGTAGCATTGAATTATGAAGTAATATCAATATAACAGACAACAGTGAGAGGACAACTCTTCTGTGACTCGTTACCTCACTTACTAACTCTATAACCTTTAATTTACCCGTTTGGTGCAGGAGAGCGAGAGGTGAGATATTTATTTTGGTGCGTCTCATGTTAGAAACCTCACGTCTCCTCACTGAGACGCTTTCAGACGTTTCACTGAGacgctgcaggagaagatccattAAACATCTGGAGCTCCTGACTCGGTCGTCTGTGGAGCTGCGTCTCAAAGCAGCCGGAGGTGAGACCGACCTGACGTGAAGCTCCTCTCGTCTTATCTGCCCCCGCAGACGCTTCAAGCTGCTCCTGACCCGCTGAGAGGCTCCGCCAGCCGCCGCCAGAAAAAGAGCTTTTCAGAAAATCCTCTGAAAGAGAAAATTGAGAAGTCGCCACCTCGACTGCTCACATCGTCTGATTCTGAGTTCAGAGCGAAGTCAggggtttatttttaattcatccACGAgttcatttagtttatttttcatcctcacaaacacaaacatcctcaGAAACTTACCAGAGGCGGCCGTGTCCTCGTGCTCATCTGAGCCGCTACAGCAGTTAGCTCGTTGCTAACATGGCGGCCGTCCCCTCGCCATCTGGCCGAgcggcgccccccccccccccccggagacgAGGAGGATTAGTATTCACAGCCCGACGTGTCCTGTCCTGGTCTGaggatcctctctctctcctttctgcaGCTCATTTCCTTTTATTGACTCTTTAATAATTCATCACTTTAACAGCCTGAAAGCAAACGGTCTAATAAAgctattttttaatttttttatttattgagacATAATTTCCACTCCCGCATATTCAGgagtgatgatgtcattaaTCCAtaggaaaacaactttttaggAAGTAAAGATTGAGACGATTTTAAATCTGCAGAGATGAAACCAAACTATTGATGCTGCACACAGAGTTTAAACATCATacaacatgttgtgtgtctgtgtgtgtgtgtaattgtgtaacGAGCAAATAGAGATATCCAGACACCAGCAGATGAGACAAGAAGGACGTGTTTCTACTCAAACTCAGATCCCAGATCAGATCCTCGGCTCCGGGGACGTTCAGGTGGTTTCTCCTCCTGGTTGGTTTGAAGCctgaaggagaagctgagagTTTAGAGAAGATCAGGTCAcaaacactcctcctcctcctcctcctcctcctcctcctcctcctcctcctcctcctcctcctcctcctctccactccttgACAACTCTTTCGTCctctttttatctttctcttctcctctttccttttctaTCTCCACATTTTTcctttcctcatttcctcttcctcttgtttcctctcctcatccctcttttCCATCTGCCCTCTCTTGTCTCattttgtctcctctccttgtctcctctaGTCTTACTGATTGTTTTGTCctcatctctccttcctctctctgtttcctcctccctcacttccCAGtatccttcctccctctgtttcctcctccctaGCTTCCCAGtacccttcctctctctgtttcctcctccctcacttccCAGtacccttcctctctctgttacatcctccctctcttcccactacccttcctctctctgtgtcctcctccctcactttcCAGtacccttcctccctctgtttcctaCTCCCTAGCTTCCCAGTAcccttcctctccatcctcacACTCCTCCTTGCATCcctcagagaggaagaggagtaacGACAGATTTCCTGTCTCAGGCTTCGTGACGGACACGAGGTCCGTCACGCCACTgcaccaaacccccccccccccccccccgatgtccCCGGTGGCCGATCAGGGGATCGAAGCTCAGTTTCCAGCTCCACTGGCTCATAAGACACAGGAAAAAACCTTGAAGCGTTTCAGATGAAAGATTTAACAGAAACTTGAaatacatttgtctgtttgtaaattttgatttttgtctttttttctttcccccccgcTGTCACTGCTTCTCGTTTCCATCCAATGTTTCTcttgatttttgatttttatttttttttcttcaatctTCGCTCTCTGCTTTGCTTCTTCGGTGCAGAGCtgagcttcagctgcagagacgCTGCTCGGCTTCAGTTTCCCTTCGCTGCTTCTTGCTCACATCATTTTGGcaccggtctctctctctctctctctctctctctctctctctctctctcgcgctctctctcgctctctctctccccagctTTGCCTCGCTCatcctctgtctgcctctcagGTCTCAGCTGGACCGTGAGGAGTGAGTCCTCGGATCACTTGGACGTCTAGTTCAGACCTTGGAGGCGTGAGGCTTTGTCATTTAAAAGAATCaatctgactctgtgtgttaAGAGATCATCAGATTATCAGAGCAGTGAAAACCTGAAGTCACCACACGTCAATAGTTCCGGTTGAAATGATGTTTTCCTCGTCACACTTTAGATCTGATTCATTTAACTCATTTAACCTCCTATAAATTCAttgttcatattttcatatttaacaaatCAACATGATATCTGTGTCCCAGTTCCACACGATGCACTGATTCAGTTTCGGTTCTGTTGTGTGTCCCCGACTGGAAACAGGAAAGAATTAACGATacaaaaaaataagttttcCAAGATTTCATgcaattatatttttatattgtcaAAAATTGTCAAACCTGGAGCAACCTGGTTTTATTCCCTCACACTTTAGAATGAAGCTCCCAAAAAAACACtggatcctacatttcccagaattcAGCTTGAGTTGTGTTATATTGTGTTAGTGTGCTTTATGTACAAATCCTTGAATCTGAGGATTGGACAGGACGTTACCACATGACTTTAGAAATTTGTACTAAACTGATTTGTGAAATATGTGGagttcccttttttttaacaaattgtgAATATTTCTGAGACACTTCGAGGATCTTAGAAAACGAAACTGTAATTattgggaaaaagaaaaagccaatATCTAGATTCTCTTTTTGCACAAAATGGAAAAGTACACACAGTATTAAGCTTTATTAGGAAAACCCCATTTCACTAGGATACAGTACACGCTGTACACAGTGAGAATATGAAACTGGGACACAGCTCATATTTTAGCGACATGTAGATATTCAGATTTAAACTCTTGCAAAGTGTTTTGTACTCAAGGTTCCAGTGACACAACCTGGATGTGACATGatggaaatacagaaatacacagTTGAGATGTTTTGGCggtgaaatattaaaactgtgACATGGAACAAATTCAAAATGACATGAGAAATAATTCCTCACACAGGCTCTGTGCTGTTTGACATTCGTGCCGGAGGGAAATCTGacgctgtgagtgtgtgtgcgtgtgtgtgtgagtgtgtgtgtgtgtatgtgtgtgtctattccCCCGGCAGAGCTGAAattacacacagtacacacttAATACATTTAAGGAATGTATTCGTAGTCTCAGAAATAGCATTAATAACTAGCACAAAAATAGAAAAGCGCAGTAAAAGTATAACCTGAATCACATCACAGATATATTGTATGTATATTAAATGaccatttagttttttttcctttgaagagattgatttattcaaatgtaaaaaagaaaagtgtcatctatgttttatataatcaagctttttttgtatttttatacttGAAGAGGATTCATACACATGTAACACATTTATtctgtaaattattatttttctgcgttaaagatttatttttttctgtgaaccCGTGACCACGTCGTGTTGTCGAGATCCCAGAGACCAGTCGGCAGTGGGACGCGAGCGCCACATTTCTAAAAAAGCACATGACCTCCTTCCTCTAAAACCATCACCTCACTGGTAGGATCCCATTTCGTTGCTGTTCCCCTCTATTATAACCACTAGTGAACGTGCACTACCCCGACTATACAGTTTAAACTATATCGATGGTTTCTTGATGAATGTGTGGTCCTTTGAATCATTTGTGGATGTTTAAATCATGTATATAAACCCAAATATTATATTACAGAACTGATTTTATGTGAGATTTTTTTAAACGttggaaaaaagaaatccaaCCTGGCATGCATACTGTATACATTCCTGGAAATCTGCACGCTGGGTCAACAGAGGTCTCACTACCCTGTCAATAATTCTGTGTATAACTGTGAGCGTATGATAGAGTAATCAAAAACTGTACAGTAACATAGGTTTTTGTATTATGTTGAAAATGGGTCTGTAAAGGTCCTTTTACCgtcagaagagaaaaaaataatattctaACTACTGAGGAAGATGTTTGAATGATATCGTAAATCGACTAAATACCGAGAGTGATGCTTGCTGTGTGGGGTAAGTGTTGTCTGTGAATCGTGAAGAAGAATGATAATCTACTACAAAGTCCGTCATATAACTAAAGACCAACTTAACAAGAGCAAAACATCACGCAACTTTGTGTATGGAAAGTAAAAGTTGCTGCTTCGTGTGAGAAAAATCAACCAAAACCAAACGGTTGCTGCTTTTGTACGTTCCTGTTGTGGTTTTGTGACAATAAAGGTGATTCCTCTTATACATGATGGTGGTGACGTGTCTCCTCTGTCCACTCACATCAGAGTCCTCTGGGGACAGACCGATGATTCAAAAGGTTGATCTGATGTCCTCCTTGTTATTTACTGTTTTGTGTGTAGTTTTCCAGCGATTTAACGTTTCTTAGTCACTTTGTTTGAACAGATTTAAGAAATGAGACCTGACTCCACTTCCTCTGTTGTCGTTTGATTCTATACGAGAAAGAATCAGGAGACATTTCCTCTGAAAGTTAAAGATGAGACGTTAACTGCTCAACCACGAAAACTCTTCTGCTCCTTGTGAGACGCTAAAATGCAACATTAGCTATTGTTAGCTTAGAAATTGAGTGCGCTAACACTAGCTAATGACGCCTTAGTTAGGAAACGGCTCATTTGTTAGCATTACCATCCACAAGAAGCTTTGCTAACGTTGATGCATGTCGACTAACAGCAATCTAAATTGTCTAGCTAGCTAACACCGACGTATCATATAAATTAAGTCAATGAATAACCTACCGAGCATTTCCATCCTGAGCCTCGCCTATGACTCGTCAGTACAGAATAGAATCTACAGGGTGCAGTTCATTTCCCAGCCACCAGGGTCAGAAATACCAAGAGTTTCCTGCACGTTGACCTTTAAACTCCTTCAGAATAAGTCATTGTAATTCTCTGGTTGTGTCGGACTGACTCATAGACTGATGTGTCTATAATTTAGTGAATTCTGGAAGGAGGCAATAAAGATTGAAATGGGCCTTGATGagaaagacccccccccccgtctgaaACGTCCTCACATGAAAACAGCCGGGATGAAGGACGAggtttcattttatatttcagaaaGCAGCTTTATAACGGTTCTTTATAAATTATGAATGTAAAATCCTTTAATACATCATCATATACTTGTTACATCTGATCCCATTGGACGAATGAACGAgtgtcaaacaaacacatgataaACAAGAGACAAGTGACTATAATTAACTTTGATAACAAATATCTTCTCAATTAGATTTCACGACTTTGAGGAACATTCGTTTGAAAAGAAGTGATTTGAATCCAGAGAGAAGGTGAAGAGCAAATCAGGAAGAAAGAACAAAACGAGTTTCATCTACAACTGTGACTGTTGTTAAGAGAAAGTAGAGATTATTTTGAAATTTGGTTAAAATATCACAACATTTGTTTAGAAACTTAGAGCAACTGACAATAGTAGATATTTAGTTGGTATTTGGTTATTTATCACCTCTTCAATCTAAAGTTCGACCACTTTAAGATCCTGTTTACCCTGGAAAGAACATTAACAACTGAAAACTAGTTTTAGTTAATTAAAGAGACATTCTGTATGTTCTGCATCTTGTGCCCAGATACAGTTTATTTATCCCGTAATTCTAAACAGTTTAAAATGCAGAGAAGGTTTTTACAAACAATGCAAATGTTAATTATCACCATTCATTAATCTAAGAAGATAAGAATCTTAAAtccatgttttccttctttatAACGAGTTTAAAGATGTTCCTTTGCAGATTGTTTAAATAGTTTCACACGTTCAGAGTCTGTGGATCAAGCCTCATCAGCAGCTCTGTAATAAACTGAGACTTAATGGGAGTTAACGTGCTGCTGTGTCGACCTCTGGAGACAAAGATGGAGTCTGGAGGTGATTCCTGTCTGAAGCAGTTCATCAGTGTGAGACTGATTATTTACCTCCGGCTCCTCAGTGACCGTCACGCTCTGCTCGGCAGCCAGGAGGCGCCCTCGGGCTGATATTGATCCTTAAAGCATTTTCTTCAACTTCTCTTAAAACATACGTATGTTGCTGCTATCGCTAcatagctaacgttagcatttAGAGCTGTTTAAGTTCAATTAAATTCAAGACTTAATTCTATTGATCACAAAGCTCTGTTCAGTCAGCCACGTCCCTGGCggaggacatgacagctcctaaAGCAGCTcactcgccccctggtggccgacTGCAGTACTAGTTATTAACTTCCTCCTCGTTATATAACGTCTTGTCTTATAAACACAGGAACAAGAAACCATGTTCACCAGAGATTTAAATGAACATTCAGCACCTTTAAGTTTCAACCTTTTGATTTAAGTCTGATACttcttttgcttttcatttgttatttgttgAACCTTTAATCCCCGGGTCGTGTTCTCCCCCTGGAGGGGGCAGGAAGTGAGGCGTTCCCGCTCTGCTGCCTTCACTCATCCACTTCCTGCTTCTCACGCTGCATGAACGACGTCTACAGAACTTCAGAGATCGCAGGCTTCACTCGAAACGATGACAACAGACGGTGAGTACGATGAAACTCAAAGACAAGAACCTGCTGCAACAAGTTGAAACTCCTCGTTCACTTCCCTAAATATCATTTCACTTCATGTTTTAAACACCAGTTTTCTACTTTATAAGAAAAGCTATGTTCTGCCCTCATGAGGGGATCGGTCCTGTCTATCTCCTGAACACGGACGGGACTGaaagttgactttgacttgCAGCTTGTTGTCGGAAAGAGATTTTAAAAGTTACGAACAATCTGTGAGAACTTGTTCAGGCAGAACAGGATCATGTTTCAGCAGCTGAGTCACGAACTGGTTGAACTGGTTCAACCAGTTTCTTGGTTGAACTGGTTCAACCAAGAAACCAAGCTGGAAAACCTGCAGTAGCTCAAAACGTAAACAGTTTCAATCAGCCTCTGTGAATCTGCTGCTTTGGGTTAAACCCTCATGATCCAGCTTTAATCTTAAAGTGACTGTAAACTTCTTAtcagttgtgtttagtgtttatagttttatttattttacagggGAAATGTGTACGATCGACTTCGTACCAACCTATTACAAGACTGTCGAGCTCGAAGAAAGATTGAAGTCTTTCGTGAATCTCTATGATCGACATGAAGATCGCCTCCAGGGGGCGACGGAGAGCTTCACGCAGTTGGCTGCTCGAGTGCGTGAAACACCGGAGGTCGCTGCTGCAAACAGAGTGTTCCGCGGCCTGCTTGGCGGCGTGCTCGGGGCTGTTTCCGGCGCCATCGCTGGTGGAGTCTGGGGGGTTCTGGGGTCAGTTGGTGCCACAACTTACCAGAGCCTTTATGGAGAAATCGGCGCGGTCGACGCGACTGTCGGCTTCGCTGGCAGTGTGGTCGGGGGGGTAGCTGGGGGAGTGTTTACTGGAAGCGTCGGCGGTGCTGTCGGCGCTTCAACTTCAAGTTCATCTCATGGTGCAGTGAGCAATGCATTATGGGTCGCCATCGGTGCTGCCACCGGTGGTGCGATCGGTGCTATTTTTAGCAGGACAGTCGGtgcagcaggtggcgctgtgggcGGCGGGTTCGGTGCGTTGCTGGGGACGAGATTTGCCGTTGATGTGGTTGGAGGTGCGAGAGAAAAGATAGAGACGAAGCAGGAAGTGAGTCTGATGCAAACTGGACTGGACTTCAGTGAAACCATCAAACCTCTGCTGGTGGAGCTGAGCGCAATAAACACCACCAGTGAGAAGTTCCAATTTGTTCCTCAAGTTAATTTCTTCACACGACAAACTGAGAAGACTCTGGC
Protein-coding regions in this window:
- the LOC133975752 gene encoding uncharacterized protein LOC133975752, with the translated sequence MTTDGEMCTIDFVPTYYKTVELEERLKSFVNLYDRHEDRLQGATESFTQLAARVRETPEVAAANRVFRGLLGGVLGAVSGAIAGGVWGVLGSVGATTYQSLYGEIGAVDATVGFAGSVVGGVAGGVFTGSVGGAVGASTSSSSHGAVSNALWVAIGAATGGAIGAIFSRTVGAAGGAVGGGFGALLGTRFAVDVVGGAREKIETKQEVSLMQTGLDFSETIKPLLVELSAINTTSEKFQFVPQVNFFTRQTEKTLAAAAAMEETVAAPQRDKDLTQFEEAAKRSRRVCEELKTTRTEAGTLLTLLRRS